A genomic segment from Ignavibacteria bacterium encodes:
- a CDS encoding chromate resistance protein encodes MKWLFLVHELQGLKSSARVRIWRNTKKVGAILYRDSAYVLPYSKENMESFQWILSEIKAVKGHGAIFISQSADGKEDDELKNIFLKTAGAEYEKLRERRDNLQMRFEQLKKSSSLSDKLLKDLQKELGQLTYQFQETSETDYFHSPMAQEVKHKLSILNKGLLSNIPTDSADKLLVKHNPKDFQKKKWATRKNIHIDRLCSAWLIKRFIDKAAQFEFAPENSLPKDALLFDVFGSEFGHRGEDCTFETLLKIFQIRDKALLNISEIVHDIDLKDKKFNRPEAKGIDIIVRSLSKYFNNDNKVCEIGFLLLDGLYYYFKTSRNIQVNLKAFDEVAK; translated from the coding sequence ATGAAATGGCTTTTTCTGGTGCACGAACTTCAGGGACTTAAGTCCAGTGCCCGGGTAAGAATATGGCGGAACACGAAAAAGGTTGGGGCCATACTTTACAGGGATTCAGCATATGTTCTCCCCTACAGCAAGGAGAATATGGAAAGCTTTCAGTGGATTTTAAGTGAAATTAAAGCCGTAAAAGGCCATGGGGCAATCTTCATTTCTCAGTCAGCTGACGGAAAAGAAGATGATGAACTTAAAAATATTTTCCTTAAAACAGCTGGTGCAGAATATGAAAAGCTGCGGGAAAGAAGGGATAATCTTCAGATGAGATTTGAACAGCTAAAGAAATCTTCAAGTTTAAGTGATAAGCTCCTTAAGGATTTGCAGAAAGAACTTGGACAGCTAACATATCAGTTCCAAGAAACTTCTGAGACAGATTATTTTCATTCACCAATGGCACAGGAAGTAAAGCATAAACTTTCTATTTTGAATAAAGGTCTTTTATCAAATATTCCAACTGATTCTGCAGATAAACTGCTTGTTAAGCATAACCCAAAAGACTTTCAGAAGAAAAAGTGGGCGACCAGAAAAAATATTCATATAGACAGGCTATGTTCTGCCTGGCTTATTAAAAGGTTCATCGATAAAGCTGCACAGTTTGAATTTGCACCTGAAAATTCACTTCCAAAAGATGCGCTTCTTTTTGATGTTTTCGGCTCTGAATTCGGGCACAGAGGTGAAGACTGCACGTTTGAAACTTTGCTGAAAATATTTCAGATAAGGGATAAGGCATTACTGAATATTTCTGAAATAGTTCATGACATCGATCTTAAGGATAAAAAATTTAACCGTCCTGAGGCAAAGGGAATTGATATTATTGTAAGGTCACTATCTAAATATTTTAACAATGACAATAAAGTTTGTGAAATTGGCTTTTTACTCTTAGACGGGCTCTATTATTATTTTAAGACTTCAAGGAACATACAGGTAAATTTGAAGGCATTTGATGAGGTGGCAAAATGA
- a CDS encoding DUF1259 domain-containing protein — MRNINVFRLALSVIFLTFFTADGFSQTKGWEDVEKIIGKTGKLQGDVFKITFPRSDLNVKVAGVKIEPALALTGWIAFKKMGSNAMLMGDMVLLETEVEPAMKKAVENGLEITALHNHVLKETPQVIYMHVGGMGSPTELAQKIKSVISQTKIPLTQPKQNQTVQSKTDWSKVQSILGTKGQMAGDILQISVPREDKVTENGDEIPTSMGMATSLYFQKVKDKAVTTGDFVLIGEEVNPVIKALVQHNIAVTAVHNHMLSDNPRIFFLHFWGNDTPENLAKGLKDAIFKTKSKTETTSSK, encoded by the coding sequence ATGAGAAATATAAATGTATTCCGGCTGGCATTGTCAGTTATATTCCTGACATTTTTTACGGCTGACGGCTTTTCCCAGACAAAGGGATGGGAAGATGTGGAGAAGATAATCGGCAAGACCGGGAAACTCCAGGGGGATGTTTTCAAAATCACTTTCCCAAGGAGTGACCTTAATGTAAAAGTTGCCGGGGTGAAAATTGAACCTGCTCTTGCACTTACGGGCTGGATTGCCTTTAAGAAGATGGGCAGCAACGCTATGCTGATGGGTGACATGGTATTGCTCGAGACAGAAGTTGAGCCAGCAATGAAAAAAGCAGTTGAGAATGGCTTAGAAATAACTGCACTTCATAACCATGTTCTGAAAGAAACCCCACAGGTTATATATATGCATGTGGGCGGCATGGGAAGCCCCACAGAGCTTGCACAGAAAATAAAATCCGTCATAAGCCAGACAAAAATTCCCCTTACACAGCCAAAGCAAAATCAGACTGTGCAAAGTAAAACTGACTGGTCCAAAGTGCAGTCAATTTTAGGAACAAAGGGACAGATGGCAGGTGACATACTTCAGATTTCAGTACCAAGGGAAGACAAGGTTACAGAAAACGGGGATGAAATCCCGACATCGATGGGGATGGCTACATCATTATATTTCCAGAAAGTTAAGGACAAGGCTGTTACAACAGGAGACTTTGTACTTATTGGTGAAGAGGTTAATCCTGTAATAAAGGCCCTTGTACAGCATAACATAGCAGTCACAGCAGTGCATAACCATATGCTGAGTGATAATCCAAGGATTTTCTTTCTGCATTTCTGGGGTAACGACACTCCTGAAAACCTGGCAAAAGGCCTGAAAGATGCCATTTTCAAGACAAAATCAAAGACTGAGACCACAAGCAGTAAATGA